CATGGTGTAGCCGGCGAAGGCAGCGCCGAGGGCGGCGTGGAAACCGAGAACCCCCTGGTTGACTAGAAAGCCCGCCAGGATGATCATCACCCCGCCGGGGAAAAAAGGCACCCCCAGGGCTTCCAGGAGCATTCCGACCGCGATCCCGCCCAGCCCCAGTGTCGTCAAATAGTCCAGGATCAACTCCAACCCAGATCACTCCCGCCCTTAGGATGCCCCCGGGAGCGGGAGAAAGACCGCTCAAAAACTAGCAGAATTACAGTACGCGGGCCACTCCGCTATATATTAGCCCGCGTTCCCCGTCGATGGTCACGGTCTCCCCGTCAGGGAGGATAGAAGTCGCCGCTTCCACCCCGACAATCACCGGCATTCCGAACTGCAGCCCTACAATGGCGGCGTGTGACGTCAGGCCGCCCTCTTCGGTTACTACGGCCGCCGCCCGCTGGATTGCCGGCACGAAGTCGCGGTCGGTGGCGGAGGCCACCAGGATATCCCCCGGGCGGATCTTCTCTTCAGCTTCGCGGGCGGAGTGTACAATCCGCACCGTGCCGGTCACGGCCTTGGCGCCGACGCCCGTCCCCCGCGCCAGGACGTTACCCACCGTATGCACCTTGAGGAGGTTTGTGGTCCCGTGCACCCCCACAGGAACACCGGCGGTAATCACCACCAGATCCCCTCCTTTGATCAGCCCCGCCTTCAGAGCAGCCTGAATTGAGCCGGCGATCATCCCGTCCGTATCCTGGATGCGCTCCACCAGCACAGCCTGCGCACCCCAAACCAGGGCCAGCTGTCGCAGCACCTGTTGGTCCGGGGTGGCGGCCACGATGGGGCAGGGTGGGCGGTAACGGGCCACCATCCGCGCCGTATACCCGGTCTGGGTGGCGGTAATGATCGCTGCCGCCCCCAGGTCCGCCGCCGTAGTGCAAGTGGCGTAGCTGATGGCTTCGGTGACCGTGCGCTGCAGGGTCTCTTTGCGCTTGGCCAGGAGAGCGGCGTAGGGCAGGTCAGCCTCCACGCGCCGGGCGATGCGCGCCATCGTCTCCACGGCCTCCACGGGATACTCCCCCACCGCCGTTTCGGCGGAGAGCATTACGGCGTCTGTGCCGTCAAGGATGGCGTTGGCTACGTCACTCGCTTCCGCCCGGGTCGGGCGGGGGTTATGGATCATGGATTCCAGCATCTGCGTGGCCGTGATTACCGGCTTACCCAGACGGTTGCACTGCGCTATGATACGTTTTTGGACCAAAGGCACCTCTTCGGCCGCAATCTCCAGGCCAAGATCTCCACGCGCCACCATCACCCCGTCGGCGACCTTAATGATCTCGTCCAGGTTCTCGACGGCCTCCCAGGTCTCGATCTTGGCGATAATCTGGGCCGCAGCACGCATGTCTTCCAGGACGCGGCGCACGCAAAGGATATCCTGGGCCCGCCGCACGAAGGAGACGCCGACGAAGTCCACACCCAAGGGCATGGCAAAACGCAAATCGGCAACGTCTTTCTCGGTTAAAACGTTCAATCCCGTGCGCACGCCGGGCAGGTTCAGGCCCTTGCGGCTGGTCAACAGCCCGCCGTTTTCCACCCGGCAGACGATATCCGTCCCCTGCACCTCGATCACCGTCAGGCCGATGAGGCCGTCGGCCAGGAGAATGGTGTTACCGGGCTGCACCTCCCGGGGCAGGGCGGCGTAGTTCACCGGGATCTGTCCGGGACCACCCGGAACATCGGCAGTGGTCAGCGCAATCCGTTCCCCAGCCCTCAGTTCCAGCGGTTCCGCGAGGTCGCCGATACGGATCTTCGGTCCTTTAAGGTCCATCAACACGCCGATGTTTCGTCCCAGACGGGCTGCAACCCGCCGGACGGCATCCAGCCGCCGGCGGTGCTCGTCATGGGTGCCGTGGGAGAAGTTCAGCCGGGCGACGTTCATGCCGGCCTGGATCAGCCTCTCCAGCACGGCATCGGATTCGCTGGCCGGTCCGATGGTGCAGACGATCTTCGTGTGGCGCATCCCGTTTCTCCCCTCCCCGCTGTCTTTTTATCACTAAATGGACAGAATCCCCGCCAGGCGGTAGGCATCCAGGTCGATCTCGCGTTTCTCGCGCAACGCCCGGTCCAGATCATAGTGCTCGACCTTGCCGCCCACGATGCCGACGGCGGTCTTGCGCACCCCTTCCATAAGCAGTTCGACGGCGCGCGCCCCGAATCTGCTGCCCAGTACACGGTCCAGGGCCGTCGGCGTTCCGCCCCGCTGGATGTGGCCCAGGATCGTGACCTTCGTATCCAGTCCCGTCCGCTCCTTGATCTGCCGGCCGATGTCAAGGCCGCTGGCCGCGCCTTCGGCAACCACGATGACACTGTGCAGTTTGCCCCGGCGGTAACCGCGCATGAGCTTATCCACGACCTCGTCGATGCTGAAAGGCAGTTCAGGAATTAAAATGGACTCCGCCCCGCCCGCCAGGCCCGCCTGGAGAGCAATGAAGCCGGAGTCCCGTCCCATCACCTCGACGATAAAGGTCCGCTCATGCGAGGTAGCCGTGTCTCTAATCTTGTTAATGGCCTCGATGACATTGTTGACCGCCGTGTCAAAGCCGATACACCACTCCGTACCGACAATGTCGTTGTCAATGGAAGCCGGGATGCAAACCACCGGTAGCCCGAACTCATCATGGAACTGTCTGGCTCCGGCATAGGAACCGTCCCCACCGATAACCACCAGTCCCTCCAGGCGGAAACGGTCGACGTTCTCATACGCCCGCGCCCGTCCTTCACGCGTCCGGAACTCGTCCGAACGCGCGGTGCGCAGGATGGTCCCGCCACGATGAATGATATCGGCCACGGACCCCAGGTCCAGGGGCCCCATTTCGGCCTCGATGAAGCCTGCGAAACCGCGCTCAATACCGATAACCTCCAGGCCATGGTAGATGGCCTTCCGCACGACGGCCCGAATGGCCGCATTCATTCCGGGAGCATCGCCGCCGCTGGTCAGGATGCCGATCCTTTGCAACCTGCCCGCTCTCCTTCCTTGCGTTCAAGCTTTTTAGCGGCTCCTCCCCCTTTTCCTCTCTACAGTCAGGGTAGGCCCGGTACCGGCACCTCTTCCCGGGGATAACCGATCCGCCGCAGTTTCCGGTAACGGGCTTCGAGCAGTTCCTCGGGTGACATCTTCAGTACTTCCGCCAGGTGTTGGTGCAGGGCCTTCTGCAGAAGGTCAACGGCCGCCTCCTGGTCCCGGTGGGCGCCCCCGAGAGGCTCGGGGATGATGGCGTCGGCTATGCCGAAACGCAGGAGGTCCTGCGCGGTAAGTTTGAGGATTTCGGCGGCCTCCCTTGCCCGCCCGGCATCCTTCCATAGGATGCTGGCGCAGGTCTCCGGCGAACTCACCGAGAAAATGGCATGTTCCTGCAGCAGCAGACGGTCGCCGACGGCCAAGGCCAGCGCTCCGCCGCTCCCGCCTTCGCCGATAACCACTACTATTATGGGTACGGCCAGGGTGCTCATTACCATAATATTTTTGGCAATGGCCTCGGCCTGCCCGCGTTCTTCGGCCCCGACCCCGGGGTAAGCCCCGGGCGTATCCACGAAACAGATAACCGGCCGGCCGAACTTCTCCGCCTGCCGCATCAGGCGTAAAGCTTTGCGATAACCTTCGGGATGCGACATCCCGAAGTTGCGCGCCACGTTCTCCTTCGTGTCGTGGCCCTTTAAGTGTCCCAGGACGGTCACCACGCAGCCGTTAAGCCGCCCGATACCGCCCAGCACGCTCTTATCATCGCCATACAACCGGTCGCCGTGCAGCTGAACGAAGTCCGTCAACAGGCGGTCGACGTACTCGCGGGCGCCCGGGCGTTCAGGGTGGCGGCAGATGAGAACCTTCTGCCAGGGTGTCAGGTTACCGTAGATTGACTGCTTGAGTTCCGCAGCCCGCTTCTCCAGAGTGGCAAGCTCGTTATCCAGATTGAGTCCTTTTTCGGCCGCAAAGCTCTTCAGTTCTTCGATTTTGGTCTCAAGTTCAATAACCGGTTTCTCAAAGTCGAAGGCGTTGGGCAAGCGCTATTCCTCCCGCCGGTGAAGGCTCAGGATGCGGGCTATCGTGTCACGCATCTGCCGCCGCGGCACGACAGCGTCGACGAAACCGTGTTCCTTCAGGAACTCGGCCTTTTGAAAGCCCTCGGGCAGCTTCTGTCTGATGGTCTGCTCAATGACGCGCGGCCCGGTGAAGCCGATCTGGGCCCCGGGCTCGGCCAGGATGATGTCCCCCAGGAAGGCGAAGCTCGCGCTTACCCCGCCCATCGTCGGATCGGTGAGGATCGACACGAACAACTGTCCGGACCGGTCAAAGCGCGCCAACGCCGCAGCCGTCTTGGCCATCTGCATGAGGGATAAGCTGCCCTCCTGCATCCGTGCCCCCCCGGACGCCGAAAAGACTACCAGGGGTAACCTTTTCTCCAGGGCCTTCTCCACGGCGCGGGTAATCTTCTCTCCCACTACGACCCCCATGCTGCCCATAATGAAACGAGAATCCAAGACGCCGATGACTACCCGGTGGCCGTCGATGCTTCCTTCACCGGTTACCACGGCCTCATTCAGGCCGGTGGCCTCCCGGGCGGCTTCCAGCTTTTCACGGTACTGCGGGAAATCAAGGGGGTCCTCGGACAGCAGACCATCGTCGTATTCGCTGAAACCGCCCGGATCCAGGGTTAACTGGAGCCTCTCCCCGGCGGCAAGGCGGAAATGGTGGCCGCACTTCTCGCAAACCTTCAGGTTGCGCTCCAGTTCTCTCGTATAGAGGATTTCGCTGCAGACGTCACATTTGATCCAGAGCCCCTCGGGAATCTCCCGCCGGGGCTCCTGGCGTACTGTAAAGTACTTAGACTTCTTGAACAAGTCGAAGATGATCCCCACCTCTCACGGGGCTACGCTACAGGCCGTTTATGATCTCCAGGGCCTCCTCGACCTCCCCTTCGGGAACAAGGATTTCTACCGAAGACCCACCATCAACCTGGGAGAAGCCGATGTGGTTGAGCTTCACCAGGAGACCCTCCCGTATCAGGGCATCCCGCAGCCGTTCGGCGTCAGGCTTACTGGGCGCGATATACACAACCGTCCACACGGGGCGTCTCCCCCCACTCAAGTCCGTTGCTTGGCTGATTGCTTCGTGTCGGTAGCACATACTTCTTGTTTTGAAGTCCATAGTCCCGTCCCGTGCCCGATGGGACCTATTTATTCGGCCGTAGTGATTATACCGTGGCGGGTATAAACCTCAGCCCGGCCACGTAGCTTAATGGCCGCCGTGTTCTCGGTGAATTGGGCGATGTAGATCTCACCCTTGTCCAGCTTCTCGGTATGGTGAAACTTGGTATCCCGGCCCCGGGTAAGGCCCATCACGGTGACACCGTTCTCCAAAGCCTTGATAATAATATAGTCCGCAGCCCAGGGATCCAAGGCGCGGCACCCCCCTCTTCAAATTCATGGATATGATAACACAAGCCATCCCAACCTGGCAAGCGCGGCCAGCCCTAGAGCCCCAGGGCGCGCCACTTGATTTGGACCCTTTGCGAGCCCAGAACCGCCTTGAGCCGGCCGATCACCGGCGTGGCCAGGTCGACCGTGTAACGCTCCGGGGTTTCGTGCACGCCGTCGGCGCCGGATCCCAGGCGGATGACGGTTACGGGGCACGTCCCGCGGTGGGACGCCAGAATCCGGTGCACCTCTTCCCATTGCCCGGCCTGGTCCTGGCCAAGGATGATCCTGACCTCGCCGCCGCGTTCCAGGGGGGAGATGCTGTCCCCAATGACCTTTACGTCTTCTCCGTTCACCTGCACCGTTCCGACGACAAGAAC
The sequence above is a segment of the Thermoanaerobacterales bacterium genome. Coding sequences within it:
- the pyk gene encoding pyruvate kinase, coding for MRHTKIVCTIGPASESDAVLERLIQAGMNVARLNFSHGTHDEHRRRLDAVRRVAARLGRNIGVLMDLKGPKIRIGDLAEPLELRAGERIALTTADVPGGPGQIPVNYAALPREVQPGNTILLADGLIGLTVIEVQGTDIVCRVENGGLLTSRKGLNLPGVRTGLNVLTEKDVADLRFAMPLGVDFVGVSFVRRAQDILCVRRVLEDMRAAAQIIAKIETWEAVENLDEIIKVADGVMVARGDLGLEIAAEEVPLVQKRIIAQCNRLGKPVITATQMLESMIHNPRPTRAEASDVANAILDGTDAVMLSAETAVGEYPVEAVETMARIARRVEADLPYAALLAKRKETLQRTVTEAISYATCTTAADLGAAAIITATQTGYTARMVARYRPPCPIVAATPDQQVLRQLALVWGAQAVLVERIQDTDGMIAGSIQAALKAGLIKGGDLVVITAGVPVGVHGTTNLLKVHTVGNVLARGTGVGAKAVTGTVRIVHSAREAEEKIRPGDILVASATDRDFVPAIQRAAAVVTEEGGLTSHAAIVGLQFGMPVIVGVEAATSILPDGETVTIDGERGLIYSGVARVL
- the pfkA gene encoding 6-phosphofructokinase, coding for MQRIGILTSGGDAPGMNAAIRAVVRKAIYHGLEVIGIERGFAGFIEAEMGPLDLGSVADIIHRGGTILRTARSDEFRTREGRARAYENVDRFRLEGLVVIGGDGSYAGARQFHDEFGLPVVCIPASIDNDIVGTEWCIGFDTAVNNVIEAINKIRDTATSHERTFIVEVMGRDSGFIALQAGLAGGAESILIPELPFSIDEVVDKLMRGYRRGKLHSVIVVAEGAASGLDIGRQIKERTGLDTKVTILGHIQRGGTPTALDRVLGSRFGARAVELLMEGVRKTAVGIVGGKVEHYDLDRALREKREIDLDAYRLAGILSI
- a CDS encoding acetyl-CoA carboxylase carboxyltransferase subunit alpha, with amino-acid sequence MPNAFDFEKPVIELETKIEELKSFAAEKGLNLDNELATLEKRAAELKQSIYGNLTPWQKVLICRHPERPGAREYVDRLLTDFVQLHGDRLYGDDKSVLGGIGRLNGCVVTVLGHLKGHDTKENVARNFGMSHPEGYRKALRLMRQAEKFGRPVICFVDTPGAYPGVGAEERGQAEAIAKNIMVMSTLAVPIIVVVIGEGGSGGALALAVGDRLLLQEHAIFSVSSPETCASILWKDAGRAREAAEILKLTAQDLLRFGIADAIIPEPLGGAHRDQEAAVDLLQKALHQHLAEVLKMSPEELLEARYRKLRRIGYPREEVPVPGLP
- the accD gene encoding acetyl-CoA carboxylase, carboxyltransferase subunit beta, with translation MIFDLFKKSKYFTVRQEPRREIPEGLWIKCDVCSEILYTRELERNLKVCEKCGHHFRLAAGERLQLTLDPGGFSEYDDGLLSEDPLDFPQYREKLEAAREATGLNEAVVTGEGSIDGHRVVIGVLDSRFIMGSMGVVVGEKITRAVEKALEKRLPLVVFSASGGARMQEGSLSLMQMAKTAAALARFDRSGQLFVSILTDPTMGGVSASFAFLGDIILAEPGAQIGFTGPRVIEQTIRQKLPEGFQKAEFLKEHGFVDAVVPRRQMRDTIARILSLHRREE
- a CDS encoding glutamate decarboxylase translates to MWTVVYIAPSKPDAERLRDALIREGLLVKLNHIGFSQVDGGSSVEILVPEGEVEEALEIINGL
- the mtrB gene encoding trp RNA-binding attenuation protein MtrB, encoding MDPWAADYIIIKALENGVTVMGLTRGRDTKFHHTEKLDKGEIYIAQFTENTAAIKLRGRAEVYTRHGIITTAE